The following coding sequences lie in one Silvanigrella aquatica genomic window:
- a CDS encoding N-acetyl sugar amidotransferase: MNINGKYTTKYGLPEKVIFCKKCVMSNQRPASTSEFHHTAESKKVTLNIDAEGVCDACRTAEQKNKIDWDSREKELLILCDKYRKNDGSYDCVVPGSGGKDSAYAAHLLKYKYGMHPLTVTWPPIMYTEYGYQNFKNWIEIGGFDNITFKQNGKVMRLLTKLSIENLLHPFQTFILGQKNLAPKIAAKFGIPLVFYGENEAEYGNPIAENASSLRNKSYFTMNNIDEVYLGGLSIKELREKYEIPLADLMAYLPASINELQNSNIEVHYLGYYKKWVPQEVYYYAVENTGFKPRPFRTQGTYSKYNSIDDKIDDLHYYTTFMKFGIGRATYDASQEIRNFHIDRKEACALVKRFDGEFPDKYLKEILNYLDISEDRFMMLCDKARSEHLWEKVNGEWKLRHTVNCDGIDDK, encoded by the coding sequence ATGAATATTAATGGTAAATATACCACAAAATATGGATTACCAGAAAAAGTTATTTTTTGTAAAAAATGTGTAATGTCGAATCAAAGACCAGCGTCAACATCCGAATTTCATCATACAGCTGAAAGTAAAAAAGTAACACTGAATATTGACGCTGAAGGTGTATGTGATGCATGCAGAACGGCTGAGCAAAAAAATAAAATTGATTGGGACTCAAGAGAAAAAGAATTATTAATATTATGCGATAAATATAGAAAAAATGACGGAAGTTACGACTGTGTTGTCCCTGGTAGTGGTGGCAAAGATAGTGCTTATGCGGCACATTTATTAAAATATAAATACGGCATGCATCCTTTGACAGTCACTTGGCCACCTATTATGTATACAGAATATGGTTATCAAAATTTTAAAAATTGGATTGAAATAGGTGGATTTGATAACATAACTTTTAAGCAAAATGGAAAAGTTATGAGACTCTTAACAAAATTGTCAATTGAAAATTTATTACATCCTTTTCAAACTTTTATTTTAGGACAAAAAAACTTAGCACCCAAAATAGCTGCTAAATTTGGTATTCCTCTTGTTTTTTATGGAGAAAATGAGGCGGAATACGGTAATCCAATAGCAGAAAATGCTTCTTCTTTGCGAAATAAATCATATTTCACTATGAATAACATTGATGAAGTTTATCTTGGAGGATTATCTATAAAAGAATTAAGAGAAAAATACGAAATCCCTTTAGCTGATTTAATGGCATATTTGCCTGCTTCCATAAATGAATTACAAAATTCTAATATTGAAGTTCACTATTTAGGATATTATAAAAAATGGGTGCCGCAAGAGGTGTATTATTATGCTGTGGAAAATACAGGATTTAAACCACGCCCTTTTCGAACTCAAGGAACATATAGTAAATACAATAGTATTGATGACAAAATTGATGACCTTCACTATTATACAACATTTATGAAGTTTGGTATCGGAAGGGCGACTTATGATGCATCACAGGAGATAAGAAATTTTCATATAGATAGAAAAGAAGCTTGTGCTCTTGTAAAGCGTTTTGATGGTGAATTTCCTGATAAATATCTAAAAGAAATATTAAATTATTTAGATATATCTGAAGATCGTTTTATGATGTTATGCGATAAAGCAAGGTCTGAACATTTATGGGAAAAAGTGAATGGCGAATGGAAGCTACGTCATACTGTAAATTGCGATGGAATTGATGATAAATGA
- a CDS encoding acetyltransferase, producing the protein MINSHLPVVIIGAGGHAKVVVDTLQAMQCEILGYTNITSEKPLLNIKYLGSDDFIINQNPKNILLVIGFGSVKFALERQKTFEKWKSLGFSFKSLIHPSAIISQYAKLGEGVQVLMGSLIQACATIKDNCIINTGASVDHDCFIDSHCHIAPRVTLSGGVTISSNCHIGTGAVVIQNIIIENNVTVGAGAVVIKNVSSNSVVYGIPAK; encoded by the coding sequence ATGATTAATTCGCACTTACCCGTTGTCATTATTGGTGCAGGGGGGCATGCAAAAGTTGTTGTGGACACACTGCAAGCAATGCAATGCGAGATACTTGGGTACACAAATATTACAAGTGAGAAACCTCTTTTAAATATAAAATATTTAGGTTCTGATGATTTTATTATAAACCAAAACCCTAAAAATATTTTACTTGTAATCGGTTTTGGAAGCGTAAAATTTGCTCTCGAAAGACAAAAAACATTTGAAAAATGGAAATCCTTAGGTTTTAGTTTTAAATCTTTAATTCATCCATCAGCTATTATATCTCAGTATGCTAAACTAGGGGAAGGTGTACAGGTCTTGATGGGATCTCTTATTCAGGCATGTGCTACCATAAAAGATAATTGCATTATTAATACAGGAGCATCTGTTGACCACGATTGTTTTATTGATAGTCATTGTCATATAGCACCAAGAGTTACGTTATCAGGAGGTGTTACAATTTCTTCTAATTGTCATATAGGTACGGGTGCTGTAGTTATTCAAAATATTATTATTGAAAATAATGTAACAGTTGGTGCAGGTGCTGTTGTAATTAAAAATGTTTCATCAAATTCTGTTGTTTATGGTATTCCAGCAAAATAA
- the hisF gene encoding imidazole glycerol phosphate synthase subunit HisF has protein sequence MNHRIIARLDVKGPNLVKGIHLEGLRVLGDPVHFAEYYYEQGADEIIYMDVVASLYERNSLHDLISKTAKKTFIPITVGGGIRSLEDIKSILRCGADKVAINTAAIKDPNLIKEASKKFGSSTIVVAIEVIKQPNGDYLVFTDNGREYTGIEVLAWAKQVEEFGAGEILITSVDNEGAGGGYDNNIISILSKSLSIPIIAHGGAGCKQHIYDCFFEGKADAVAIASIIHYESASKLFSKYTKTSEGNIEYLKSNAVPQFISPASIPIIKEFLLNKFIQCRPYKGENP, from the coding sequence ATGAATCACAGAATAATAGCTAGATTAGATGTAAAAGGGCCAAACTTAGTTAAAGGGATTCATTTAGAAGGATTGCGTGTACTTGGAGACCCTGTACATTTTGCTGAATATTATTATGAACAAGGTGCAGATGAAATCATTTATATGGATGTCGTCGCAAGTCTTTATGAAAGAAATAGTTTACATGATCTTATTTCAAAGACAGCAAAAAAAACGTTTATACCCATTACGGTAGGTGGTGGAATTCGGTCGCTAGAAGATATTAAGTCAATATTAAGATGTGGGGCAGATAAAGTTGCGATAAATACAGCGGCTATAAAGGATCCAAATCTTATAAAAGAAGCTTCTAAAAAATTTGGATCGTCTACCATTGTTGTTGCAATAGAAGTTATTAAGCAGCCTAATGGAGATTATTTAGTATTCACAGATAACGGACGAGAGTATACAGGTATCGAAGTTTTAGCTTGGGCAAAACAAGTAGAAGAATTTGGAGCGGGAGAAATTTTAATAACATCTGTAGACAACGAAGGTGCTGGAGGAGGATATGACAATAATATAATTTCTATACTAAGCAAATCTCTTTCTATCCCAATAATTGCCCACGGAGGAGCAGGTTGTAAACAGCACATTTATGATTGTTTCTTTGAAGGAAAAGCAGATGCTGTCGCTATTGCGAGTATAATTCACTATGAATCTGCTTCAAAATTATTTTCTAAGTATACAAAAACATCTGAAGGTAATATTGAATATTTAAAATCAAATGCAGTTCCTCAATTTATTTCTCCGGCAAGTATACCAATTATTAAAGAATTTTTACTGAATAAATTCATTCAATGTAGACCTTATAAAGGTGAAAATCCATGA
- a CDS encoding cytidylyltransferase domain-containing protein: MTLLNKKILGIITARGGSKGLIKKNILPFGDKPLIAWTIESAKNSKYLDRIVLSTDCSEIKDVALQYSCEVPFIRPAELATDTSTSIDVISHVLNNINSYDYFVLLQPTSPLRSQFDIDTCIEKCVNENAPSCLSVCKSDTYPQLMYTIEDNQILKPLLAGEKPTRRQDMKNYYTLNGSVYVVNIEFFKKYRKLIAENSICFEMPKNRSIDIDDEYDFSIAEFILNKNLTKEI; the protein is encoded by the coding sequence ATGACTCTCTTAAATAAAAAAATATTAGGTATAATTACAGCTAGAGGCGGTTCTAAAGGTTTAATTAAAAAAAATATATTACCATTCGGGGATAAACCTTTAATCGCATGGACTATAGAATCAGCTAAAAATTCCAAATATTTAGATAGAATTGTTCTGTCTACAGATTGCTCTGAAATTAAAGATGTTGCACTTCAGTATTCATGTGAAGTTCCTTTTATTAGACCAGCAGAATTAGCAACAGATACTTCTACAAGTATAGATGTAATTTCTCATGTATTAAATAATATTAATAGTTATGATTATTTTGTTTTATTGCAACCAACATCACCTTTAAGGTCTCAATTTGATATTGATACCTGTATTGAAAAATGTGTAAACGAAAATGCGCCAAGCTGTTTAAGTGTTTGTAAGTCAGATACGTATCCTCAGCTTATGTATACGATTGAAGATAATCAAATATTAAAACCCTTACTAGCTGGGGAAAAACCAACAAGACGTCAAGATATGAAAAATTATTATACTCTTAATGGTTCTGTATATGTTGTGAATATAGAATTTTTTAAAAAATATAGAAAATTAATAGCTGAAAATTCTATCTGTTTTGAAATGCCAAAAAATAGATCTATAGATATTGATGATGAATATGATTTTTCTATTGCTGAATTCATATTAAATAAAAATTTGACGAAAGAGATATAA
- the hisH gene encoding imidazole glycerol phosphate synthase subunit HisH: protein MSKKIIILDYGIGNLQSVAQVFAHLNNPALISSNYKEIMSADALVLPGVGAFGHAMNNLKELYLDKSILEFVQTGKPLMGICLGFQLLFSESEEFGNHKGLDIIKGKVHKFTNDNVLNLGIKIPQVGWNKIYRSLTAVDNWAKSPLREIQNMDYMYFIHSYYAKPEVTNEILTLTQYEGTEYCSSILKDNIFAVQFHPEKSAWQGIRIYKNWIGTI, encoded by the coding sequence ATGAGTAAAAAAATAATAATTTTAGACTATGGAATTGGAAATTTACAAAGTGTAGCGCAAGTTTTTGCTCATTTAAATAATCCAGCATTGATTTCTTCTAATTATAAAGAAATTATGTCTGCGGATGCTTTAGTATTGCCTGGAGTTGGTGCATTTGGCCACGCAATGAATAATTTAAAAGAATTATATCTTGATAAATCAATTTTAGAATTTGTTCAAACTGGTAAACCTCTGATGGGTATTTGCTTGGGATTTCAATTATTATTTTCAGAAAGTGAAGAATTTGGAAATCATAAGGGTCTCGACATTATTAAAGGGAAAGTTCATAAGTTTACAAATGATAACGTATTAAATCTTGGTATAAAGATTCCTCAGGTCGGATGGAATAAAATTTATAGATCTTTAACTGCTGTTGACAATTGGGCTAAATCTCCATTAAGAGAAATACAAAATATGGACTATATGTATTTTATTCATTCCTATTATGCTAAGCCAGAAGTAACAAATGAAATATTAACTTTAACACAATATGAAGGAACAGAATATTGTTCTTCAATTTTAAAAGATAATATTTTTGCAGTTCAATTTCATCCTGAAAAAAGTGCTTGGCAAGGAATTCGTATTTATAAAAATTGGATAGGAACGATTTAA